From the genome of Prevotella herbatica, one region includes:
- a CDS encoding SusF/SusE family outer membrane protein produces MKKYIYGFIGILLGGLLLSACTDQDYKQLDKGSNQLTLTAAEKVDNLQEINHASNAITLNWTTGNNADTGNRIYYQLELAKAGTNFAEPYTALANGSQVYTWSINEENINNLILDKFGGTAGQPTSIDARISAIVNGVDQAQTDSLTFQMTPYKAVTTTLYLIGDATPNGWSADNATAMTRTENGLFTWEGTLKSGNLKFITTLGQILPSYNKNENDSVVLRTRDDQPDGKWQITVDHYYKVTANLLTGQVTFTQEEGNKPAFDYLYFVGDMTSWNFVNMAHDPLDNFLFRYGHYFDQGGNFKFGTSENSWEYMYKPTQENALYNETSMQLVSGFSPDNKWELKDSETGKAYKICVDIRTGKERMMMSEFTPYSMMYLVGDAAPSGWDLGNATPMTATDSPYIFTWTGTLNAGELKFSCDKQSDWLGGWFMCANGNDENPTGQTEKALFVDMSNDYLKEEYKNIDISSIDRKWKITTSGTYTITLNQLEETVSIVKQ; encoded by the coding sequence ATGAAAAAATATATTTATGGTTTTATCGGAATATTGCTAGGAGGGCTATTACTTTCAGCTTGTACCGATCAGGACTACAAACAGTTGGATAAAGGGTCGAATCAACTCACCCTAACCGCAGCCGAGAAAGTTGATAATTTACAGGAAATCAACCATGCTAGTAATGCGATTACGCTGAATTGGACAACCGGAAATAATGCTGATACAGGTAATAGAATTTATTATCAACTCGAACTTGCTAAAGCAGGAACTAATTTTGCGGAACCGTATACAGCTTTGGCAAATGGATCACAAGTCTATACATGGAGTATAAACGAAGAAAATATCAATAATCTTATCCTAGATAAGTTTGGCGGAACAGCAGGACAGCCTACAAGTATAGATGCACGTATCAGTGCTATCGTAAATGGAGTAGATCAGGCTCAAACAGACTCCCTAACTTTTCAAATGACTCCCTATAAGGCTGTTACTACAACTCTTTATCTTATCGGTGATGCGACGCCAAATGGCTGGAGTGCAGATAATGCAACAGCGATGACACGTACAGAAAACGGTCTTTTCACTTGGGAAGGTACTTTAAAATCCGGCAACTTGAAATTTATCACGACCCTTGGACAGATTCTCCCATCATATAATAAGAATGAAAATGACTCGGTAGTATTACGTACCCGTGATGATCAACCTGACGGTAAATGGCAAATTACTGTGGACCATTATTACAAGGTGACAGCAAATCTCCTTACTGGTCAAGTCACATTCACTCAGGAAGAAGGAAATAAGCCAGCCTTTGACTATCTTTATTTTGTAGGAGATATGACAAGTTGGAATTTCGTTAATATGGCCCATGATCCTTTGGATAATTTTCTTTTCCGATATGGACATTATTTTGATCAAGGCGGTAATTTTAAATTCGGCACATCAGAAAACAGTTGGGAATATATGTATAAACCAACTCAGGAAAATGCCCTTTATAACGAAACTTCGATGCAACTGGTAAGCGGATTCAGTCCTGACAACAAATGGGAACTGAAGGATAGTGAGACGGGTAAAGCATATAAAATTTGTGTTGATATTCGGACAGGCAAGGAGCGTATGATGATGAGTGAGTTTACACCTTACAGCATGATGTATCTGGTAGGTGATGCAGCTCCAAGCGGCTGGGATCTTGGCAACGCTACACCAATGACAGCTACAGACAGTCCTTATATCTTTACATGGACAGGAACACTTAACGCTGGTGAACTAAAGTTTTCTTGCGACAAACAAAGTGACTGGCTTGGAGGCTGGTTCATGTGTGCCAACGGGAATGATGAAAATCCTACTGGACAGACTGAAAAAGCTCTATTTGTTGATATGAGCAATGACTATCTAAAAGAGGAATACAAAAACATTGATATTTCCAGTATTGATAGAAAATGGAAAATTACAACTTCCGGAACTTATACAATTACACTTAATCAACTTGAAGAGACGGTTTCTATTGTTAAGCAATAG
- a CDS encoding RagB/SusD family nutrient uptake outer membrane protein — MKKLSVFNIVFLTVLAVQTVTSCSDNFLDKAPKNTVDPETSVTDSVASAMASGCYRTLQSSNMYNQRLWTLDIVSGNSNVGAGGGTDGIETVQASNFTEGSDNGMALYMWRSPWVGIGQCNILIKDLEGKNLDDFQKRCLGEAYFLRAHYYYILVRLYGGIPLRLVPYAPGTTTAIARSSANDVYKQIHSDCQKAMDLLPTKSEYNKVDIGRATKDAAMTMMADMYLTLAPDHPDYYQHVVNLCDSVTALGYDLSKCNFDANFDAKVNNGTESIFEVQYSGDTEYDFWGNNPQSNWLSTFMGPRNSNFVAGCYGWNQPTSEFMGQWEDGDKRKDLTVLYEGCPDFDGKSYKSSYSYTGYNVRKFLIPKSISPEYNTSPANFVIYRYADVLLMKAEALNELGQTDQAAIPLNTVRKRAGLDAVSGLTQSEMRDKIIHERRMELAFEGHRWFDMIRLDHGNYALKFLKSIGKTNVTKDRLLFPIPQTEIDANPLMTQNPGY; from the coding sequence ATGAAAAAGTTATCGGTTTTCAATATAGTATTCTTGACAGTTCTAGCTGTCCAAACAGTTACATCTTGCAGTGATAATTTTCTAGACAAAGCACCCAAGAACACGGTAGATCCAGAGACAAGTGTCACAGATTCTGTCGCTTCAGCTATGGCGAGTGGTTGTTATCGAACGCTCCAATCTTCAAATATGTATAATCAGCGTTTATGGACGCTAGATATAGTTTCAGGAAACAGCAATGTTGGTGCTGGCGGAGGTACTGATGGTATAGAAACTGTTCAGGCCTCAAACTTCACGGAAGGAAGTGATAATGGCATGGCCCTTTACATGTGGCGTTCACCATGGGTAGGCATAGGGCAATGTAATATTCTGATCAAGGATCTAGAAGGTAAAAATTTGGATGATTTCCAAAAACGCTGTCTTGGAGAGGCATATTTCCTTCGTGCACATTATTATTATATTCTCGTTCGTCTATATGGAGGCATCCCTCTACGACTTGTGCCTTATGCTCCTGGTACAACTACAGCTATTGCCCGTTCTTCTGCTAATGATGTTTACAAACAGATTCATTCTGATTGTCAAAAGGCTATGGACCTTTTACCAACTAAGAGTGAATATAATAAAGTAGATATAGGACGCGCTACTAAGGATGCAGCCATGACCATGATGGCAGATATGTATCTAACGCTTGCACCTGACCATCCAGACTATTATCAGCATGTAGTAAATCTCTGTGATTCAGTTACAGCTCTTGGTTACGATTTGAGCAAATGTAATTTTGACGCAAATTTTGACGCAAAGGTTAATAATGGAACTGAATCTATATTTGAAGTACAATATAGTGGAGATACTGAGTATGATTTCTGGGGGAACAATCCTCAGTCAAATTGGTTGTCTACCTTTATGGGACCACGTAACTCCAACTTTGTAGCTGGCTGTTACGGCTGGAATCAACCTACATCGGAATTTATGGGTCAATGGGAAGATGGTGACAAGAGAAAAGATCTTACGGTTCTTTATGAAGGTTGCCCAGACTTTGATGGAAAAAGCTATAAAAGTTCTTATTCATACACTGGGTATAATGTGAGAAAATTCTTAATTCCGAAGAGTATTTCCCCTGAATATAATACATCGCCAGCCAACTTCGTCATATATCGTTATGCAGATGTATTACTTATGAAGGCAGAAGCTCTTAATGAACTTGGCCAAACAGACCAAGCAGCAATACCTCTTAACACTGTACGTAAACGTGCTGGATTAGATGCTGTTTCTGGTCTTACGCAGTCAGAAATGCGTGATAAAATTATTCATGAACGGCGTATGGAACTCGCTTTTGAAGGGCATAGATGGTTTGATATGATCCGTTTGGACCATGGCAATTATGCTTTGAAATTTCTTAAATCTATCGGAAAGACAAATGTGACAAAAGACCGTTTGTTATTCCCAATTCCACAGACAGAGATTGATGCAAATCCTCTGATGACACAAAATCCAGGTTATTAA
- a CDS encoding SusC/RagA family TonB-linked outer membrane protein, with product MNIFKQLTKRIVFCSVGVLLSLSLFAQNIKVHGVVKDESGEPIIGATVIQKGTTNATVTDLDGNFIFMVPSTGTLSISYLGYTTKNVPVQGRQVLDIELSQSSKQLNEVVVIGYGTMKKSDLTGSIGSIDAKKLNEQPVANIGQSLQGKVAGLQVVDAGKPGDNVSIKIRGLGSINNCDPLVVIDGIPTDLGLNNLNMADVERVDVLKDASATAIYGSRGANGVIMITTKKGKDGIGHLSLNVNFSFQNATKKPSLLNASQYAELNNEMMANAGYDQNPLWTAPSSLGNGTNWNDQIFRTGYLENYTLSYSGGSDKAHYYVSGGFLNQTGTVKSVSYRRYTFEANSDAQVLKWLKFSNSLALSADVKKQGNYDLGSTYRALPIFPVKDENGEWSGPNGNSLWYGSTRNPVGPTEMDQNKTNGYNLLGSITGEISFSKDLKFKSTLGIDAKFWYMDNYTPAYAWKPIPVEQSSRYKSNNKSFTYLWDNYFLYDHTFAEKHHVSLMAGTSAQWNDFDYLNAQKNLFAFENVHEMDNGQKMYAIGGNETEWALFSYMARANYDYRNRYLITATIRKDGSSRFGRNHRWGTFPSVSMAWRLTEEPWYKQNELLNDLKIRMGYGITGSQASVSNYSYMPTYNTSVYPFGTDGNEQTALISTTLANPNIHWEQVAQKNIGFDATMFHSRINLSFDAYIKKTSDMLVKASIPITSGFEDTSTTYTNAGKVTNKGIEITLHTQNLKGILGWETLLSYTYNKNKINDLNSSTPYYINQVNNSYVTMLAKGYPINVFYGYVTDGIFQNQKEVHDHASQIGAEPGDIRFKDLNHDGVINDEDRTVIGNPNPSHLFSINNSMTWRGFELSIYLQGVAGNKIFNANKIDLTGMSAAYNQLTDVLSRWNGEGTSNVIPRAVYSDPNGNNRISDRFVESGSYLRLKTISLSYNFPLQWVKIFSVESARLTLSCENVATITGYSGFDPEVGINGIDLSSYPVSRTFNIGFNVNF from the coding sequence ATGAACATCTTTAAACAATTGACAAAAAGAATTGTGTTTTGTAGCGTAGGCGTTCTACTATCACTAAGCCTTTTCGCCCAAAACATTAAGGTTCACGGAGTCGTAAAAGACGAAAGCGGGGAACCTATTATTGGAGCTACGGTAATCCAAAAAGGTACTACAAATGCCACAGTTACGGATTTGGATGGTAATTTTATCTTTATGGTTCCTTCTACAGGTACTCTTTCTATATCTTATTTGGGATATACTACAAAAAATGTACCGGTTCAAGGCAGGCAAGTTTTAGACATCGAGCTATCTCAGAGTAGCAAGCAACTTAATGAAGTTGTAGTTATTGGTTATGGCACGATGAAGAAGAGTGATCTAACGGGTTCAATAGGATCCATAGATGCTAAAAAGTTGAATGAGCAACCTGTTGCAAACATAGGACAATCTTTACAAGGAAAAGTCGCTGGTCTGCAAGTTGTAGATGCAGGAAAACCTGGTGACAATGTCTCTATTAAAATCAGAGGATTGGGATCTATCAACAACTGTGATCCTCTTGTCGTCATAGATGGTATACCAACTGATTTGGGATTGAATAATCTGAATATGGCTGATGTAGAACGAGTAGATGTATTAAAGGATGCTTCGGCAACTGCTATTTACGGATCTCGTGGTGCCAATGGCGTAATTATGATTACGACAAAGAAAGGTAAAGATGGCATAGGACATCTCTCACTGAACGTAAACTTTTCATTTCAGAATGCTACGAAAAAGCCTTCTCTGCTCAATGCTTCTCAATATGCAGAATTGAATAATGAGATGATGGCTAATGCTGGTTATGATCAGAACCCTTTATGGACAGCTCCTTCTTCACTCGGAAATGGAACCAACTGGAATGACCAGATTTTTCGTACAGGTTATCTTGAAAATTACACGTTAAGCTATTCTGGTGGATCAGATAAAGCCCATTATTATGTGTCGGGAGGTTTTCTTAACCAGACGGGTACCGTTAAAAGTGTGAGTTATCGTCGATATACCTTCGAGGCTAACAGTGATGCTCAAGTTCTAAAATGGCTCAAATTTTCAAACAGCCTTGCTTTGAGTGCTGATGTTAAGAAGCAGGGAAATTATGACTTGGGAAGTACCTATCGTGCACTCCCTATTTTTCCTGTAAAAGATGAAAACGGTGAATGGTCAGGACCTAATGGTAATTCTTTATGGTATGGTTCTACAAGAAATCCTGTGGGCCCTACTGAAATGGATCAAAACAAGACAAATGGTTATAATCTTCTTGGTAGTATTACAGGTGAAATCAGTTTTAGCAAGGATTTGAAATTTAAAAGTACTTTGGGTATTGATGCGAAATTCTGGTATATGGATAACTATACTCCAGCTTACGCATGGAAGCCTATTCCTGTAGAGCAAAGCTCTAGATATAAAAGTAATAATAAGTCATTTACTTACCTTTGGGATAATTATTTTCTCTATGACCATACTTTTGCCGAGAAGCATCATGTTTCTCTAATGGCAGGTACTTCTGCACAATGGAATGATTTTGATTATCTGAATGCACAGAAAAATCTCTTCGCTTTCGAAAATGTTCATGAAATGGACAATGGACAGAAGATGTATGCGATTGGTGGCAATGAGACAGAATGGGCTCTGTTCTCCTATATGGCTCGTGCTAATTACGATTATCGTAACCGTTATTTAATAACAGCAACCATACGTAAAGATGGCTCAAGCCGATTTGGACGCAATCATCGCTGGGGAACTTTCCCATCTGTTTCTATGGCATGGCGACTCACAGAAGAACCATGGTATAAACAGAACGAGTTACTCAATGACTTGAAAATCCGCATGGGATACGGAATTACAGGTAGCCAAGCCAGCGTAAGCAATTACAGCTATATGCCTACCTATAATACAAGTGTCTATCCTTTTGGTACAGATGGCAATGAGCAGACAGCACTTATTTCCACCACTTTGGCTAATCCAAACATTCACTGGGAACAGGTTGCCCAAAAAAATATTGGCTTTGATGCGACAATGTTCCATTCACGAATTAATTTATCTTTTGATGCATATATCAAGAAGACCAGCGATATGCTTGTAAAAGCTTCGATTCCTATTACATCTGGTTTTGAGGATACCAGTACTACTTACACCAATGCTGGTAAAGTTACCAATAAAGGAATAGAAATCACTTTACATACCCAGAATCTTAAAGGAATTCTTGGTTGGGAAACACTTCTATCCTACACGTATAATAAAAATAAGATCAACGATTTAAACAGTTCTACCCCTTATTATATTAATCAAGTTAATAATTCTTATGTCACGATGTTGGCAAAAGGCTATCCTATCAACGTATTCTACGGCTATGTAACTGACGGAATATTTCAAAATCAGAAAGAAGTTCATGACCATGCTTCTCAGATAGGTGCAGAACCAGGTGATATTCGTTTCAAAGATCTTAATCATGATGGTGTAATCAATGATGAAGACCGTACGGTTATCGGTAATCCTAATCCAAGCCATTTGTTCTCAATAAACAACAGCATGACTTGGAGAGGATTTGAACTGAGCATTTATCTTCAAGGAGTTGCTGGCAATAAAATTTTTAATGCCAATAAAATTGACCTTACAGGAATGTCTGCAGCTTACAACCAGTTGACCGATGTTCTTTCACGTTGGAATGGAGAGGGAACAAGTAACGTTATACCCCGTGCCGTCTATAGCGATCCAAATGGCAATAACCGCATTTCAGACCGTTTTGTGGAAAGTGGATCTTATCTTCGTCTAAAAACGATATCTCTTTCTTATAATTTTCCGTTGCAGTGGGTAAAAATTTTCTCTGTTGAAAGTGCTCGACTAACACTTTCATGTGAAAATGTAGCTACTATCACGGGGTATTCTGGATTTGATCCGGAAGTAGGCATTAACGGCATAGATTTGTCCAGTTATCCTGTTTCCAGAACTTTCAATATTGGTTTTAATGTTAACTTCTAA
- a CDS encoding DUF6377 domain-containing protein, which produces MLRRLLYTVFFCMLAGLSCQASNQKLLSRLDSILSNREAYHNSKEMYISILKNYAKKKQSKEELLKIYEDLYQEYYVYQFDSARVYINKAILLSQQIKRTDHVIQNLLYKVQLFGIGGLYSEASNLLNTIQVNKMPKELYFLYYITRFTLYSYRSDYCNDDYYSPRYRALAAYSLKMAMPYLTSNMPEYDFYHGEYYIYVTRNDKKALSYYFKTISHQKETSRYYAMACFAIANNYNAHGDTRKYEKYLIQACISDALCNTRENLALQDFAIFLFKEGQKSENHVERADKYINIALEDAKLYNNRLRILEISQKLPTIVSTYEGMIKSNNRKLELTISIISILIFISIFGIVLIFRQNKLLALHRKQFCDSNNQLTLLNNKLNILNSALLDTNRKREGLAKLYIDLCAKYIDRLSKYQNLVKRKIKANQVNELLSTISSSRLSEENAKTFTNRFDKAFLDLYPTFIDEFNSLLIDGQSKKKEKMPKNSMTNEQRIYALIRLGVQESSEIASLLFYSPQTIYNYRSAVKNRAKNKDTFDDDVQNLCTIIK; this is translated from the coding sequence ATGTTAAGACGCCTTTTGTACACTGTTTTTTTCTGTATGCTTGCGGGATTGTCCTGTCAGGCATCAAACCAGAAACTCCTTTCACGATTGGATAGTATTCTTTCTAATCGTGAAGCATATCACAATTCCAAAGAAATGTATATTAGTATACTTAAAAACTATGCTAAAAAAAAGCAAAGCAAGGAAGAACTGTTAAAAATATATGAAGATCTTTATCAGGAATACTATGTGTACCAATTTGATTCAGCCAGGGTATATATAAACAAAGCTATTCTGCTCTCCCAGCAAATAAAAAGGACTGATCATGTCATTCAAAATTTGCTCTATAAAGTGCAACTTTTTGGTATAGGAGGACTTTATAGTGAAGCATCCAATTTACTGAATACGATTCAAGTAAACAAAATGCCAAAAGAGTTGTATTTCCTATATTATATTACTCGCTTTACTCTCTATTCATATAGGAGTGATTACTGTAATGATGACTATTATTCTCCAAGATATAGGGCATTGGCAGCATATAGCCTCAAAATGGCCATGCCATATCTAACCAGCAACATGCCTGAATATGATTTCTATCACGGTGAATACTATATATATGTCACGCGAAATGACAAAAAGGCTCTTTCCTACTATTTTAAGACTATCTCTCATCAGAAAGAAACTTCACGTTATTATGCAATGGCCTGCTTTGCCATTGCTAATAACTATAATGCCCATGGTGATACCCGAAAATATGAAAAATACCTAATCCAAGCTTGTATAAGTGATGCGTTATGTAATACACGAGAAAATCTGGCATTACAAGATTTCGCCATCTTTCTGTTTAAAGAAGGCCAAAAAAGTGAAAACCATGTAGAACGTGCCGATAAATATATCAACATTGCTTTAGAAGATGCAAAGTTATATAATAACAGGCTTAGAATATTGGAAATATCTCAAAAACTACCTACCATCGTTTCAACTTACGAAGGTATGATCAAATCAAATAATAGAAAACTTGAATTAACTATTAGTATTATTTCCATACTTATTTTTATCTCCATTTTCGGAATAGTATTGATATTCCGCCAAAACAAGCTTCTTGCCTTACATAGGAAGCAATTTTGTGATAGTAATAATCAGCTCACTCTGCTAAACAATAAACTTAATATTCTCAATTCAGCCCTGCTAGATACAAATCGTAAAAGGGAAGGGCTTGCCAAGCTGTATATTGACCTATGTGCCAAATACATTGACAGACTAAGTAAATATCAAAATTTAGTAAAGAGAAAAATAAAAGCTAATCAAGTTAATGAACTTCTTAGTACTATATCTTCCTCGCGTTTGTCAGAAGAAAATGCTAAAACATTTACTAATAGGTTCGACAAAGCCTTTCTTGATCTTTATCCTACTTTTATAGATGAATTTAACAGTCTTCTGATTGATGGACAATCTAAAAAGAAAGAAAAAATGCCCAAGAACTCTATGACTAATGAACAGCGTATTTATGCCTTGATTAGGCTAGGTGTACAGGAAAGCTCAGAAATAGCATCTCTCCTTTTTTATTCCCCACAAACCATTTATAATTATCGTTCAGCAGTTAAAAATAGAGCAAAAAATAAGGATACTTTTGATGATGATGTACAGAATCTCTGTACAATCATTAAATAA
- the cysS gene encoding cysteine--tRNA ligase, with protein MEQNFLIYNTLTRHKELFKPLHAPNVGMYVCGPTVYGDAHLGHARPAITFDILFRYLKHQGYKVRYVRNITDVGHLEHDADEGDDKIEKKARLEQLEPMEIAQYYTNRYHDAMEALNVLPPSIEPHATGHIIEQEELVKEILANGYAYESNGSVYFDVVKYDKDHKYGILSGRNLTDMINNSRELNGVSEKHNQVDFALWKKAQPEHIMRWPSPWSVGFPGWHCECTAMGRKYLGSHFDIHGGGMDLVFPHHECEIAQAVASQGDQMVHYWMHNNMITINGQKMGKSLGNFITLEQFFTGKHESLTQAYTPMTIRFFILSAHYRGTVDFSNEALIAAQKGYERLMNGISDIDRIQVSKECDAETEKFVKALRQRCYDAMNDDLQTPLVISYLFEACHLVNTLLDHKAQICADCLKELSEVMHIFAFDLLGLKSEKGANNDAREEAYGKVVDMVLQLRTKAKTDKDWATSDQIRDALANAGFEVKDTKDGVTWKLNK; from the coding sequence ATGGAACAGAATTTTTTAATCTATAATACTCTTACTCGACATAAGGAGTTGTTTAAACCGTTGCATGCTCCTAATGTTGGTATGTATGTGTGCGGGCCTACTGTTTATGGTGACGCACATCTTGGACATGCACGTCCTGCGATAACTTTCGATATCTTGTTCCGCTATCTTAAGCATCAAGGTTACAAGGTGAGATATGTTCGTAATATCACTGATGTAGGTCATCTTGAGCATGATGCTGACGAGGGGGATGACAAGATTGAGAAGAAAGCTCGTCTTGAACAGCTTGAACCAATGGAGATAGCTCAGTATTACACGAATCGCTATCATGATGCTATGGAGGCGCTGAATGTGCTTCCACCGTCTATAGAACCTCATGCTACGGGTCATATCATTGAACAGGAAGAGTTGGTAAAGGAAATCCTTGCTAACGGATATGCTTATGAGAGTAATGGAAGTGTATATTTCGACGTTGTGAAGTACGATAAAGATCACAAGTATGGTATTCTTTCAGGTCGTAACCTCACCGATATGATAAATAATTCTCGTGAACTCAATGGTGTAAGCGAGAAGCATAATCAAGTAGACTTCGCTTTGTGGAAGAAAGCTCAGCCTGAACATATCATGCGTTGGCCGAGTCCTTGGAGTGTTGGCTTCCCTGGTTGGCATTGTGAGTGCACAGCTATGGGCCGTAAATATTTAGGCAGTCATTTCGATATTCATGGTGGAGGCATGGATCTAGTCTTCCCTCATCACGAATGTGAGATAGCACAGGCTGTGGCAAGTCAGGGTGATCAGATGGTTCACTACTGGATGCACAACAACATGATAACCATAAACGGTCAGAAGATGGGAAAAAGTCTTGGTAACTTCATCACTCTGGAACAGTTCTTCACTGGCAAGCATGAGAGTCTGACTCAGGCTTATACTCCTATGACTATAAGATTCTTCATTCTCTCTGCTCATTATCGTGGCACTGTCGATTTCTCTAATGAGGCGTTGATTGCTGCACAGAAAGGTTATGAGAGACTTATGAACGGTATTTCAGACATAGATCGTATTCAGGTTTCTAAAGAATGTGACGCAGAGACAGAGAAGTTTGTCAAGGCATTACGTCAGCGTTGCTATGACGCTATGAATGATGATTTGCAGACTCCGCTTGTTATCAGTTATCTGTTTGAGGCATGTCATCTAGTAAATACCTTACTAGATCATAAAGCTCAGATTTGTGCTGATTGTCTGAAGGAACTTTCAGAGGTAATGCATATCTTCGCTTTCGACTTGTTAGGTTTGAAGAGCGAAAAGGGTGCAAATAATGATGCCCGTGAAGAGGCTTACGGAAAGGTAGTAGACATGGTTCTTCAGCTTCGCACAAAGGCTAAGACTGATAAGGACTGGGCTACTAGCGATCAGATACGTGATGCTCTTGCAAATGCAGGTTTCGAAGTTAAAGACACCAAAGACGGTGTTACTTGGAAGTTAAATAAATAA
- a CDS encoding M48 family metallopeptidase, producing MNFKLMKRITLVILLASSMPAAAQFNFKKVIGGASKAVQAVTISDADMAAYVKEYIDWMDSHNKVCDEKSKYTIRLNKLTQGLTDVEGLKLNFKVYYVTDINAFACADGSVRVFSSLMDIMTDDELLGVIGHEIGHVAHKDSKKAFRTALLTSALKDAAASQGGTVAKLTDSQLGDLGEALVNSTYSQSQERNADDYGYDFLKKSGKNPWAMALSFKKLKELQDKAGAEKNSKINQLFSTHPDLVTRIGRMEERATKDGIAKPTK from the coding sequence ATGAATTTTAAACTAATGAAGCGTATTACCTTAGTAATACTTTTAGCAAGTTCAATGCCCGCTGCGGCACAATTTAATTTTAAGAAAGTAATTGGCGGTGCATCAAAAGCTGTACAGGCTGTTACAATTTCAGATGCTGATATGGCAGCGTATGTAAAAGAGTATATAGATTGGATGGATAGCCATAATAAGGTTTGTGACGAAAAAAGCAAATATACCATTCGTCTGAATAAACTGACACAGGGATTGACAGACGTTGAAGGTTTAAAATTGAATTTCAAGGTGTATTACGTTACTGATATTAATGCATTTGCGTGTGCTGATGGCAGCGTTAGGGTATTTTCTTCTTTAATGGATATTATGACAGATGACGAATTGCTTGGAGTTATAGGTCATGAAATAGGTCATGTGGCACATAAAGATTCAAAGAAAGCCTTCCGCACAGCCTTACTTACTTCCGCATTGAAGGATGCAGCGGCTTCACAAGGTGGAACAGTGGCTAAACTGACTGATTCCCAATTAGGTGATTTGGGTGAAGCACTAGTAAACTCTACCTATTCTCAAAGTCAAGAGCGTAACGCAGATGATTATGGTTATGACTTTCTAAAAAAATCAGGGAAAAATCCTTGGGCAATGGCTTTGTCTTTCAAAAAGTTGAAAGAGTTACAAGATAAGGCTGGCGCAGAAAAGAATAGCAAAATAAATCAACTGTTTTCTACACATCCTGACTTAGTTACACGTATTGGACGTATGGAAGAACGTGCGACAAAAGACGGTATAGCAAAACCGACAAAGTAA
- a CDS encoding ATP-binding cassette domain-containing protein, with the protein MEQFENILTVKHLKKSYKTSSGAIDVLKDVNLELGNGVTAILGPNGAGKTTLIKIFTDLLNFEEGQVAYCGKELKTMTKKEKSQTFSLLSEGSRNLYYKLTPLENIKYFATLRGIPFDSIKEYSLNLLQKLNLYEKKSEMVENLSRGMQQKVAVVCALSMNTPVTFLDEPTLGLDMESSINLSKFLRSPEFTSNRSIIITSHDFSFIENTATQIYKLQGGMMIEKQEFGESDDTFIIRINHPDIDKINDDGLEIVDACGQYCTIKISVSSLRLGEEIHKLNDAGHEIVYVEAANQNITNFYLNKEP; encoded by the coding sequence ATGGAACAATTTGAAAATATACTTACTGTTAAGCACTTGAAGAAGTCTTATAAAACCTCCTCTGGTGCTATTGATGTCCTTAAAGATGTAAATTTAGAACTAGGCAATGGTGTGACAGCTATTCTAGGACCGAATGGGGCAGGGAAGACGACGTTAATCAAGATATTTACCGATCTGCTGAACTTCGAAGAAGGACAAGTTGCTTATTGTGGCAAAGAGTTGAAAACTATGACAAAGAAGGAAAAAAGCCAGACTTTTTCTCTGCTGTCTGAAGGGAGTAGAAACTTATATTATAAACTTACGCCACTAGAAAATATCAAATATTTCGCCACATTGAGAGGTATCCCTTTTGACTCCATCAAGGAATATAGTCTTAATCTGCTTCAGAAACTCAATCTGTATGAGAAAAAGAGCGAAATGGTAGAAAATCTTTCGAGAGGTATGCAGCAGAAAGTTGCTGTTGTATGCGCATTGAGTATGAACACTCCTGTGACTTTCTTAGACGAGCCAACTCTTGGACTTGATATGGAGAGCAGTATCAACTTGAGTAAATTCCTTAGAAGCCCTGAATTTACTTCGAATAGATCTATTATCATCACTTCCCATGACTTTAGTTTTATCGAAAATACTGCTACTCAGATATACAAATTACAAGGTGGTATGATGATTGAGAAACAAGAATTTGGAGAAAGTGACGACACTTTTATCATACGCATTAATCATCCGGATATTGATAAAATAAATGATGATGGTTTAGAAATTGTTGACGCATGCGGCCAATATTGCACCATCAAAATATCGGTTTCATCTTTACGATTAGGCGAAGAGATACATAAATTGAATGATGCAGGTCACGAAATTGTTTATGTAGAGGCTGCGAATCAAAACATTACGAATTTCTATCTAAATAAAGAACCATGA